One segment of Fusobacteria bacterium ZRK30 DNA contains the following:
- a CDS encoding recombinase family protein → MKRVYGYVRISTKKQSITRQIENISKYDITATIIEETFTGTTTNRPRWIKLKNQLKLGDTVIFDSVSRMSRNAAEGIDEYEELVNKGIKLIFLKEAYINSEVYQSQLEGYKNIHTEDKDLEPLFRGIKETLKNLARKQIIIAFNQSEKEVQDLRQRTKEALAIKKAHGIQLGHGKKKLITKKSIERKEKIQKMSKRYMGNMNDKEVIETIGMARHSFYKYIREINN, encoded by the coding sequence ATGAAGAGAGTTTATGGATATGTCAGAATCTCAACTAAAAAACAAAGTATCACTAGACAAATAGAAAATATAAGTAAATACGATATTACAGCTACAATCATAGAAGAAACTTTTACAGGAACTACTACAAATAGACCAAGATGGATAAAATTGAAAAATCAATTAAAACTAGGAGATACAGTGATCTTTGATAGTGTCAGCAGGATGTCTAGGAATGCAGCTGAAGGAATAGATGAATATGAGGAACTTGTAAATAAGGGAATAAAGTTAATCTTTCTTAAAGAGGCATATATCAATTCAGAAGTTTATCAAAGCCAATTAGAGGGATATAAGAATATCCATACTGAAGATAAAGATCTAGAACCATTGTTTCGTGGTATAAAGGAAACTTTAAAAAACCTAGCAAGAAAACAAATAATAATAGCTTTTAATCAATCTGAAAAAGAAGTCCAGGATCTAAGACAAAGAACCAAAGAAGCTTTAGCAATAAAAAAAGCTCACGGTATTCAATTAGGACATGGGAAAAAAAAGTTAATAACTAAAAAGAGTATTGAAAGAAAAGAAAAGATCCAGAAGATGTCTAAGCGGTATATGGGAAATATGAATGACAAAGAAGTCATTGAAACTATAGGGATGGCTAGACATAGTTTCTATAAATATATTAGAGAAATAAATAATTAA
- the istA gene encoding IS21 family transposase, protein MAIHMDTYKKIRRLHLVEGVSIRKISRDLHISRNTVRKYINGDTIPGEKKFSSRRKQVMTREVLDFIQACILEDNEHTHSKQRHTANRVWVRLKEEAGFLGSYSSVKVAFRELKGKTKEVFLPLTFNPAEAMQIDFGSAHIFLNDEKQEIKYFCARLAYSAHIFTKAYFAEREECFLDGIISAFEYFGGVPREVLFDNARVAVSEGYGKHVTKITKGYETLVAHYAFKPKFCNVRSGNEKGLVENLVGLIRRNTMVPIPRVKSLNELNIKIKKACDNYLENHKVGGESLSVKQKFQIEANNLLELPSHSLDISKRDYKRVTKFSTVTFETNKYSLPCELVGTEVILKTGHSEIQFLHKGKVVAIHQRIFKKNKHSYQLIHYLKALERKPRAVFNADPVIQNIPKAIFEMYHSKGDSKLFLEYLREEVGLPKINDQIEVQRNNLGKYDNLISQEVI, encoded by the coding sequence GTGGCAATTCATATGGATACATATAAAAAAATTAGACGACTTCATCTAGTTGAAGGGGTTTCTATTAGAAAAATTTCTAGAGATCTTCATATTTCTAGAAACACTGTTAGAAAGTATATTAATGGAGATACAATTCCTGGAGAAAAAAAGTTTTCTTCTAGAAGAAAACAAGTTATGACTAGAGAAGTCTTAGACTTTATTCAAGCTTGTATTCTTGAAGATAACGAGCATACTCATTCAAAACAGAGGCACACTGCTAATAGGGTTTGGGTTAGACTCAAAGAAGAGGCTGGGTTTCTTGGTTCATATTCTTCTGTTAAGGTTGCATTTAGAGAATTAAAAGGTAAAACAAAAGAGGTTTTTCTACCACTTACCTTTAATCCTGCGGAAGCTATGCAAATTGATTTTGGTTCAGCGCATATCTTTCTCAATGATGAAAAGCAGGAAATAAAATATTTTTGTGCTCGGTTAGCATATAGCGCTCATATCTTTACTAAGGCCTACTTCGCAGAAAGAGAAGAATGCTTTTTAGATGGGATCATCTCTGCTTTTGAATATTTTGGTGGTGTTCCTAGAGAAGTTCTCTTTGATAATGCCAGAGTTGCTGTATCAGAAGGCTATGGAAAACATGTAACTAAAATAACTAAAGGGTATGAAACTCTCGTTGCTCATTATGCTTTTAAACCTAAATTTTGCAATGTTAGAAGTGGAAATGAAAAAGGTTTGGTTGAAAATTTAGTAGGACTTATCAGAAGAAATACTATGGTTCCTATCCCTAGAGTTAAAAGTTTGAATGAGTTAAATATCAAAATAAAAAAGGCTTGTGATAACTACTTAGAAAATCATAAAGTTGGCGGTGAAAGCTTAAGTGTTAAACAAAAATTCCAGATTGAAGCTAATAACCTTTTAGAGCTTCCTAGCCATTCACTAGATATTTCTAAAAGAGACTATAAAAGAGTCACTAAGTTTTCAACTGTAACTTTTGAAACTAATAAATATTCATTACCCTGTGAATTAGTAGGAACTGAGGTGATTTTAAAAACTGGTCATTCAGAAATACAATTTCTTCATAAAGGTAAAGTTGTTGCAATTCACCAGAGGATATTTAAAAAAAATAAGCATAGTTATCAATTAATTCACTATCTTAAAGCTTTAGAAAGAAAACCGCGAGCTGTATTTAATGCTGATCCAGTTATACAAAATATTCCTAAAGCAATTTTTGAAATGTATCACTCTAAAGGAGATTCAAAACTCTTTTTAGAATATCTAAGAGAAGAAGTCGGTCTTCCTAAAATCAACGACCAAATAGAAGTTCAAAGAAATAATTTAGGTAAATATGATAACTTAATTTCCCAAGAGGTGATCTAA
- the istB gene encoding IS21-like element helper ATPase IstB — protein MSVISEKIKLFSKALKLSSFKDYHEVQRQAINSKQGYEEFLLTLLEKEVLTRQDNKLFRLKRGAKFPFEKTLEEFEVKRLSYLKPSVVGELSSCEFIKKKENIIMIGNPGTGKTHLSIALGLKACNCGHKVYFTTAANLSNKLVEAQENSNLGRFLRQLARLDLLIIDELSYLSFNKHQSELLFQVISERSERGSIIISTNLAFSEWEEFFPDTMLTTALIDRVTFRGHILNMNGDSYRVSAK, from the coding sequence ATGAGTGTAATTAGTGAAAAAATTAAACTTTTTTCCAAAGCTTTAAAACTATCTAGCTTCAAAGACTATCATGAGGTTCAGCGCCAAGCAATAAATTCAAAACAAGGATATGAAGAATTTCTGCTTACACTATTAGAAAAGGAAGTATTAACTAGACAAGACAATAAACTTTTCAGGTTAAAGCGCGGAGCTAAATTTCCCTTTGAAAAAACGCTAGAAGAGTTTGAAGTTAAACGTCTTAGCTATTTAAAACCTTCAGTAGTAGGCGAACTCTCCAGCTGTGAGTTTATCAAAAAAAAAGAAAATATAATAATGATAGGGAACCCAGGAACTGGAAAGACACATCTTTCTATAGCTCTAGGACTTAAAGCTTGCAACTGTGGACATAAGGTGTACTTTACTACAGCTGCTAACTTATCAAATAAATTAGTTGAAGCGCAAGAAAATAGTAATTTAGGGAGATTCTTAAGGCAATTAGCAAGATTAGATCTACTCATAATAGATGAGCTTTCCTACCTCTCCTTTAACAAACATCAATCAGAACTCCTATTTCAAGTGATTTCAGAAAGAAGTGAGAGGGGAAGTATTATAATTTCTACTAATTTAGCATTTTCAGAGTGGGAAGAATTCTTCCCTGATACAATGTTAACAACAGCTTTAATAGATCGCGTAACATTTAGAGGACATATTTTAAACATGAATGGTGACTCTTACAGGGTCTCTGCGAAATAG
- a CDS encoding nitroreductase family protein → MMTVNNEKCIGCGMCVKDCFPKDIEMVEDKAQINNVTCFKCGHCIAVCPTNAISMDEYDMKEVIDYDKQKFQIDPDNLLNFIKFRRTIRQFKDCEVEEEKISKIIEAGRFTETGGNMQDVSYTVLRKNLEELRELTLKSLKNMGEYLLNNLTPETMRYKRYAKMWINMYREYNENPQSEDRLFFNAPVIIVVTANSQVNGALASSNMELMTNALGLGTVFSGFLTKAANETKEIRDFIQVKEGKEVVTCMIVGYPNVKYRRTVPRKVADICCKCQSRIDPCGS, encoded by the coding sequence ATAATGACTGTTAATAATGAAAAATGTATCGGCTGTGGGATGTGTGTTAAAGATTGTTTTCCCAAAGATATTGAGATGGTAGAGGACAAAGCCCAGATTAATAATGTCACTTGTTTTAAATGTGGGCATTGTATTGCTGTCTGTCCTACAAATGCTATCTCAATGGATGAATATGATATGAAAGAAGTTATAGACTATGATAAACAAAAATTTCAAATAGATCCTGATAATTTATTAAATTTCATTAAATTTAGAAGAACCATAAGACAGTTTAAGGATTGTGAGGTAGAGGAAGAAAAAATCTCTAAAATTATTGAGGCAGGAAGGTTTACCGAAACGGGCGGTAATATGCAAGATGTATCATATACAGTATTAAGAAAAAATTTAGAAGAACTAAGAGAGTTAACATTAAAAAGCCTAAAAAATATGGGTGAATATCTTTTGAATAATTTAACTCCTGAAACTATGAGATATAAACGATATGCTAAAATGTGGATAAATATGTATAGAGAATATAATGAAAATCCTCAGAGTGAGGACAGGTTATTTTTCAATGCTCCGGTAATCATAGTAGTTACCGCTAATTCACAGGTTAATGGTGCATTAGCTTCCTCAAATATGGAACTTATGACTAATGCTTTAGGGCTTGGAACTGTATTCAGTGGATTTCTTACAAAAGCTGCAAATGAAACCAAGGAAATTAGAGATTTTATTCAAGTTAAAGAAGGGAAAGAAGTCGTGACATGCATGATAGTAGGATATCCAAATGTAAAATATAGAAGAACAGTACCAAGAAAAGTGGCAGATATATGCTGTAAATGTCAATCAAGAATTGACCCATGTGGCAGTTAA
- a CDS encoding MarR family transcriptional regulator, with protein sequence MESYLKLDTQLCFKFYKISRSIIRAYKPLLDKLGLTYPQYLAMLVMWEHEELSFSDISKKLDLKTGTLSPMLKKLEKMDLIEKTSSNADCRKIMIGITNKGLNLKIQAENIPLEILKKTGITMEELKKIEATLQIVQEKLDDNQ encoded by the coding sequence ATGGAAAGTTATTTAAAATTAGATACGCAGCTCTGCTTTAAATTTTATAAGATATCAAGATCAATTATAAGAGCTTATAAGCCATTATTAGATAAATTAGGCCTTACCTATCCCCAATATTTGGCTATGTTAGTCATGTGGGAGCATGAAGAGCTTTCTTTTTCCGATATTAGTAAAAAATTGGACTTAAAAACAGGAACACTGTCACCGATGTTAAAAAAATTAGAAAAAATGGATCTTATAGAAAAGACATCTTCAAATGCAGACTGCAGAAAGATTATGATAGGAATAACAAATAAGGGTTTAAATTTGAAAATACAAGCTGAAAATATACCTTTAGAAATATTAAAAAAAACAGGAATAACAATGGAAGAATTAAAAAAAATAGAAGCAACTCTTCAAATTGTACAAGAAAAATTAGATGATAACCAGTAA
- a CDS encoding rubrerythrin family protein: MNIKGTQTEKNLMQSYQGEVAGDALYKIFAEKAREEGHEKAALSFEKLAKEEVGHSEVFKRFLGEIEKNIDVEKLRAMSTETVSNLRMASAGEYQAYKEVYPEFSRIAQSEGFPEIAKVYEALGSVELRHSNILKELADEIED; the protein is encoded by the coding sequence ATGAATATAAAAGGGACTCAAACTGAAAAAAACTTAATGCAATCATATCAAGGAGAGGTAGCCGGAGACGCATTATATAAAATATTTGCAGAAAAAGCCAGGGAAGAAGGTCATGAAAAAGCAGCATTATCGTTTGAAAAATTAGCAAAAGAAGAAGTAGGTCACAGTGAAGTATTCAAAAGATTTTTAGGAGAAATAGAAAAAAATATAGATGTAGAAAAATTAAGAGCTATGTCCACTGAAACTGTTTCGAACTTAAGGATGGCTTCTGCAGGAGAATATCAAGCATATAAAGAGGTATATCCTGAATTTTCAAGAATAGCTCAGTCAGAAGGTTTTCCTGAAATAGCAAAAGTTTATGAGGCATTGGGAAGTGTTGAATTAAGACACAGTAATATTTTAAAGGAATTAGCAGATGAAATAGAAGACTAA